The Amaranthus tricolor cultivar Red isolate AtriRed21 chromosome 14, ASM2621246v1, whole genome shotgun sequence DNA window CATATCAGAAAACACATAAGACATATTTTTCCAAAGCGATAACTTCACTATAAACACAACATATAAAGGAAAAAGATCATAAAGAGTAAGCAAGCAACATCATCTTTCCTAGAATCTTAAGGACAAAAGTGATAGATAAAAAACATAGATAAAAACAAGTGATTATGGATTATTCAAATGTTAATTTTAGCTCACACTAGGATATTATTCATCTCTACAATTCTACCCAATCAGGAGGAAGAACATGGAAGTCAACTGATGATAAATTATAGTttctaatataatatttataggCACTCATACATAAATTTCCCTGTCCGCCAGTCTCTAGAACTTTATCTGTTATCTCACATTTTGGCATTGTTAATATTACAATAACAAGCAACACAAAAACATTGCACTaagttttgaaaataaaaaaaaaaaaattaaaaaaagagcaAAAATTAGAGGAATATAAAACACACCAATATTAAACCAAAAAAACCccaagaataatgaacaaataaAAGCCACAACATAAAAGAATAGAAATGAGACCTGGTGATCGAAGATCTTAACCACAACCAAAAAGAAGTCATTGTCAACCTCTTTGACATCCTTTCCACCAACAACTACCTCCTTCTTCATCCGGGACACCTTAGGATCAACAATTTCCCCCTCCTTAATACTTTCCAAATCAAACCAGTTCTCTTTAAAAAGACGGATACACATATCACTCATCTGAAACGCCTCAAAATGCACATCAGCCCCACCATCATCATTGACCTTGAGCTTCACCAATGCAGTCACCCACTCCTTCAACCCACTTTCAGCATGCAACTCAGAAGCTTGGGCCACCTCCAAGTAGGACATTGTGTAACCCTTCTGGTCCTGTCCAACAGCCTGAGTAAAAATAAAACCAACTTTTCGCATACCCAACCCATTTGCAATGGCATCAACAAGTTTCTCCTCCTCGCTATCCCTCATAAGGACCAATCTCTCTTCTTGTCCCATTTGCGGTGGCTCATAGATGAAGTCGACCTCTACCTTCCCCTCCTCAGAAACAGTCCCATACATAAACCCTCCTCTTTTCACAGCAAATGCGAGTGAATCGTTCACATAATGCTGGAATGCATTAGCAGCATCTCTATCAAATGACACAAGCTCGCAATGCGGATTTTCTTGGCGAGTTACACGCATTTGCTTAGCAATCAGGTCGTCCATGGTCATCTTTTTTCCAAAAGATCCAGCAGGAGTAATACTAGGTCTACGGGCAGGTAAAACAATTTCACGTTCTCCATCATATGATAGGAAGATGAGGGAGCCATGGCCTATTTTCAGGGAAGAGATTGGAATTGAGGGATTAGCCATGTCCAAAAATTGAGATCGTTCAGCTGGGCTCTTAGCTAACAAGAGGTTTTGCTGAAGAGAGAGGGTTTGATTAGATATAGGGACCCGAAGTTGTGACTCAATTAGGGTCTTCAATTCACCAATTGTTATGTTAGGATTATCAATTGAAACTCTCTCAACACCATCACGACTACGAACTCTGATCACCACCATTTTGCTTGATTAATGAACAGCCTGAAAAAAGGGGGGGAAAGATGAGTAGGATGAAAGAAGGGGTTTGATTCTTCTTTAAATCACCTAAAATGAGCACAGTATTGATGATCAGAAGAATATAATGCAGAATGAAAATGCTTGAATTTCCATTCATAATAAGGCGACTTCTTAGTCAAATTCATCAGGCACATAACTTTCTATCAAATAATGCGAATCAATTGATAAAATCATCCAAATTTCACAGAAACAGCGATAAAAATTAACAGCATATACTAGTTAAACTTTACATAAACAAAGCCATCGATTCAaccaaattcaaatcaaaaactacaacaaaCAGTAAGAGTACAATTCTAAACTAGAACCCCTTCAAAATTCTCAAACCACAAA harbors:
- the LOC130799992 gene encoding NPL4-like protein 2, with the protein product MVVIRVRSRDGVERVSIDNPNITIGELKTLIESQLRVPISNQTLSLQQNLLLAKSPAERSQFLDMANPSIPISSLKIGHGSLIFLSYDGEREIVLPARRPSITPAGSFGKKMTMDDLIAKQMRVTRQENPHCELVSFDRDAANAFQHYVNDSLAFAVKRGGFMYGTVSEEGKVEVDFIYEPPQMGQEERLVLMRDSEEEKLVDAIANGLGMRKVGFIFTQAVGQDQKGYTMSYLEVAQASELHAESGLKEWVTALVKLKVNDDGGADVHFEAFQMSDMCIRLFKENWFDLESIKEGEIVDPKVSRMKKEVVVGGKDVKEVDNDFFLVVVKIFDHQGPLSSTFPIENRNFPVTTKALKTHLERTKSQPFVKRISDFHLLLTLARFLDVNADIPALAACVRSETAVPEGYQLLIESIANSGV